Proteins from one Meriones unguiculatus strain TT.TT164.6M chromosome 10, Bangor_MerUng_6.1, whole genome shotgun sequence genomic window:
- the Nqo1 gene encoding NAD(P)H dehydrogenase [quinone] 1 isoform X2, giving the protein MKEAAIEALKKKGWEVVESDLYAMNFNPLISRQDITGNLKDSENFQYPSESALAYKEGRLSPDIVAEQKKLEAADLVIFQFPMHWFGVPAILKGWFDRVLVGGFAFTYATMYDQGPFKNKKTLLSITTGSSGSMYSLQGIHGDMNVVLWPIQSGTLHFCGFQVLEPQLVYGIGHTPPDARTQILEGWKKRLETVWDETPLYFPPSSLFDLNFQAGFLLKKEVQEEQENRKFGLSVGHHLGKSIPADNQIKARK; this is encoded by the exons ATGAAGGAGGCTGCTATAGAGGCTCTGAAGAAGAAAGGGTGGGAGGTGGTTGAATCTGACCTCTACGCTATGAATTTTAACCCCCTCATTTCCAGACAGGACATCACAG GTAACCTGAAGGACTCTGAGAACTTTCAGTATCCTTCTGAGTCAGCTCTAGCATATAAGGAAGGCCGCCTGAGCCCAGATATTGTGGCCGAACAGAAAAAGCTGGAAGCTGCGGACCTTGTGATATTTCAG TTCCCAATGCACTGGTTTGGAGTGCCTGCCATTCTGAAAGGGTGGTTTGACAGAGTGCTCGTTGGAGGATTTGCCTTCACGTATGCCACCATGTATGACCAGGGCCCTTTCAAG aataAGAAGACCTTGCTCTCCATCACCACTGGGAGCAGCGGCTCCATGTATTCCCTTCAGGGTATCCACGGGGACATGAACGTCGTTCTCTGGCCAATCCAG AGCGGCACCCTGCATTTCTGTGGCTTCCAGGTCTTAGAACCCCAGCTGGTGTACGGCATTGGCCACACCCCTCCCGATGCCCGGACGCAGATCCTGGAAGGATGGAAGAAACGTCTGGAGACTGTCTGGGACGAGACACCACTCTATTTCCCTCCAAGCAGCTTGTTTGACCTCAACTTCCAGGCAGGATTCTTACTGAAAAAGGAGGTTCAAGAGGAGCAGGAAAATAGAAAATTTGGCCTTTCTGTGGGCCATCACTTGGGCAAGTCCATTCCGGCTGACAACCAGATCAAAGCTAGAAAATAA
- the Nob1 gene encoding RNA-binding protein NOB1 — protein MRGPPTPANMAPVEHVVADAGAFLRDAPLQDIGKNIYTLREVVREIRDKATRRRLAVLPYELRFREPCPEYVRLVTEFSKKTGDYPSLSATDIQVLALTYQLEAEFVGVSHLKKEPEKVRVSSSVQHPETPLHISGFHLPSKPKPSKETADHGHPADGPENPEFSSFMFWRNPLPNIDLELQELLADREEEEEEEEDCEDSEDSEDDGGGWITPSNIRQIQQELEQCDIPKDVRVGCVTTDFAMQNVLLQLGLHVLAMNGMLIREARSYILRCHGCFKTTSDMNRVFCGHCGNKTLKKVSVTINDDGTLHMHFSRNPKVLNPRGLRYSLPTPKGGKYAVNPNLTEDQRFPQLRLSYKARQKTNVFAPDYIAGVSPFAENDISSRSATLQVRDSTLGAGRRRLNPNASRKKFVKKR, from the exons ATGCGCGGTCCGCCCACGCCCGCCAACATGGCGCCGGTGGAGCACGTTGTGGCTGACGCCGGAGCTTTCTTGAGGGACGCTCCTTTGCAG GACATCGGAAAGAACATCTACACCCTCCGGGAGGTGGTCCGAGAGATTCGCGACAAGGCCACGCGCAGGCGGCTGGCCGTGCTGCCGTACGAGCTGCGGTTCAGGGAGCCCTGCCCGGAGTACGTGAGGCTGG TGACTGAGTTTTCCAAGAAGACTGGGGACTATCCCAGCCTCTCTGCCACAGATATCCAAGTGCTGGCCCTCACTTACCAGCTGGAAGCAGAATTTGTTGGGGTGTCTCATCtaaaaaaagaaccagaaaag gtTAGAGTGAGCTCTTCAGTTCAGCACCCTGAAACTCCTCTGCACATTTCTGGTTTTCATCTGCCCTCCAAG cctaaACCCTCGAAAGAAACAGCGGATCATGGCCACCCAGCTGATGGGCCTGAGAACCCAGAATTCAGCTCCTTCATGTTCTGGAGGAACCCTCTGCCTAACATTGACCTCGAACTGCAGGAGCTGCTG GctgacagagaggaggaggaggaggaggaggaggactgtgaAGACAGTGAAGACAGTGAGGACGACGGGGGCGGGTGGATAACCCCCAGCAACATCAGGCAGATCCAGCAGGAGCTGGAGCAGTGTGACATCCCAAAGGACGTGCGAGTTGGCTGCGTGACCACAGACTTCGCCATGCAG AATGTCCTGCTCCAGCTGGGGCTGCACGTGCTGGCAATGAACGGCATGCTGATCCGAGAGGCCCGGAGCTACATCTTGCGCTGTCATGGCTGTTTCAA GACGACATCGGACATGAACCGAGTATTCTGCGGGCACTGTGGGAACAAGACCCTGAAAAAGGTGTCTGTGACTATCAATGACGACGGTACCTTGCACATGCATTTCTCCCGAAACCCCAAAGTGCTGAACCCAAGAGGCCTCCGG TACTCACTGCCCACTCCCAAAGGGGGCAAATACGCCGTCAACCCCAACCTGACCGAGGATCAGCGCTTCCCGCAGCTGCGGCTCTCCTACAAGGCCAGGCAGAAGACTAACGTGTTTGCCCCTGACTACATAGCCGGCGTGTCTCCCTTCGCAGAGAATGACATCTCCAGCCGCTCCGCCACCCTGCAAGTCAGGGACAGCACCCTGGGGGCAGGGCGGAGACGCTTGAACCCCAATgcttccagaaagaagtttgtaAAGAAAAGGTGA
- the Nqo1 gene encoding NAD(P)H dehydrogenase [quinone] 1 isoform X1 gives MAVRRALIVLAHSEKTSFNYAMKEAAIEALKKKGWEVVESDLYAMNFNPLISRQDITGNLKDSENFQYPSESALAYKEGRLSPDIVAEQKKLEAADLVIFQFPMHWFGVPAILKGWFDRVLVGGFAFTYATMYDQGPFKNKKTLLSITTGSSGSMYSLQGIHGDMNVVLWPIQSGTLHFCGFQVLEPQLVYGIGHTPPDARTQILEGWKKRLETVWDETPLYFPPSSLFDLNFQAGFLLKKEVQEEQENRKFGLSVGHHLGKSIPADNQIKARK, from the exons ATGGCTG TGAGAAGAGCTCTGATTGTATTGGCCCATTCAGAGAAGACGTCGTTCAACTATGCCATGAAGGAGGCTGCTATAGAGGCTCTGAAGAAGAAAGGGTGGGAGGTGGTTGAATCTGACCTCTACGCTATGAATTTTAACCCCCTCATTTCCAGACAGGACATCACAG GTAACCTGAAGGACTCTGAGAACTTTCAGTATCCTTCTGAGTCAGCTCTAGCATATAAGGAAGGCCGCCTGAGCCCAGATATTGTGGCCGAACAGAAAAAGCTGGAAGCTGCGGACCTTGTGATATTTCAG TTCCCAATGCACTGGTTTGGAGTGCCTGCCATTCTGAAAGGGTGGTTTGACAGAGTGCTCGTTGGAGGATTTGCCTTCACGTATGCCACCATGTATGACCAGGGCCCTTTCAAG aataAGAAGACCTTGCTCTCCATCACCACTGGGAGCAGCGGCTCCATGTATTCCCTTCAGGGTATCCACGGGGACATGAACGTCGTTCTCTGGCCAATCCAG AGCGGCACCCTGCATTTCTGTGGCTTCCAGGTCTTAGAACCCCAGCTGGTGTACGGCATTGGCCACACCCCTCCCGATGCCCGGACGCAGATCCTGGAAGGATGGAAGAAACGTCTGGAGACTGTCTGGGACGAGACACCACTCTATTTCCCTCCAAGCAGCTTGTTTGACCTCAACTTCCAGGCAGGATTCTTACTGAAAAAGGAGGTTCAAGAGGAGCAGGAAAATAGAAAATTTGGCCTTTCTGTGGGCCATCACTTGGGCAAGTCCATTCCGGCTGACAACCAGATCAAAGCTAGAAAATAA